The sequence CCGCAACGCCAACTCGCCCTGACCGCAACCGGACAACGGGTGCTTGCCGGCCAAATAAACTGGCTGAGCCTGCCCCATAGCGAGCGTTGGGTCGGGGGTATACGCATCGTTCCCGGCCAACCGAACTGGTGCCTGTCCTGCGACCTTATGCCACGCGCCGAAAGGCGCTGAATTCCATCTGATATGGTTTTTATTTGAAAACCTGAGTCTGTTACGTATCAGCCGCGCCAACGATCATCCTCATCAGCCTGATAACGACTGATGGGGTAACACCATGAGCGAGAGAATTCCCGCCAAGATCATTGACACCGGTACCGCCTATGGCCCCGACGGCCCTATTCACACCCGCAGCTTCAGCGGTCGCTACCGTCTGTTGCGGTTGCTCGGCGCCGGGGCGCTGTTTGTGCTGTTCTTTGGTACGGCCTGGCTGAGCTGGAATGAACGGCAAGCGGTGCTGTGGGACTTGGCCGCCCGCAAATTCCATATCTTCGGCGCTACCTTCTGGCCGCAAGACCTGATTCTGCTGTCAGCGATTCTGATCATCGCTGCCTTCGGCCTGTTCTTCATAACCGTGGTCGCCGGTCGCATCTGGTGTGGCTACACCTGCCCACAAAGTGTCTGGACCTGGATTTTCATGTGGGCGGAAAAGGTCACCGAAGGCGATCGCCATCAACGCATACGCCTGGATGCCGCCCCCTGGTCGGCCAACAAGTTGCTGCGCCGCAGCGCCAAACACGCCATCTGGCTGGCCGTCAGCCTGATCACCGCGTTGACCTTTGTCGGTTACTTCACCCCGATCCGCGAACTGGCCAGCAACCTGCTGACCTTTAACCTGGGTACACAGTCGGCTTTCTGGCTGTTCTTCTTCACCGCCGCCACCTACATCAACGCCGGCTGGCTGCGGGAAAAGGTCTGCCGCGACATGTGCCCCTATGCCCGCTTCCAGAGCGTGATGTTCGACCGCGACACCCTGGTCATTGCCTATGATGCCGGTCGCGGCGAACAGCGTGGCCCCCGACGCAAGGACAGCGACCCGAAAGCCCAGGGCCTGGGTGACTGCATCGACTGCACCCTGTGCGTACAGGTGTGCCCAACCGGGATCGACATTCGCAATGGCCTGCAATTCGAGTGCATCGGCTGCGCGGCCTGTATCGATGCCTGCGACAGCGTGATGGACAAGATGGGGTATGCCCGTGGCCTGGTCCGCTACACTTCGGAACGGGCGCTGGCGGGTGAGCGCACTCACTGGCTGCGGCCACGGCTGATCGGCTATGCCGGTATGCTGGTGTTGATGATTGGACTGTTTGTCGTCGCCCTGATCGAGCGGCCACTGATGTCGCTGGATGTCACCCGCGACCGTAACCTGTTCCGCGAGAACAGTGCCGGACAACTGGAAAACGCCTATAGCCTGAAAGTCATCAACAAACGCCAGCAGGCTGGCCACTACCAACTGAGCCTGGACGCGGCAGAGGATTTCCAGCTGGCAGCACCTGGCCCCGTATTGCTGAGCGCTGAAGACATCCGCGACATTCCGGTCAGTGTCGTCTGGACCGGTGAGCAGGCTCCCGCTCCGCGCCAACACATCCGTTTCGTGTTGACCGCGCTGGATGACAGCGGCCCGCCAGTGGTGGCCAAATCCACCTTCGTGGCGCCGGTACGCCGCTAGCTGCACAACGCTGTAAGTCTGGAGACGCTGATGAAACGCTATGAACGCCTGGCCGATGATATCGCCGGCCTGATCCGCAACGGTATTCTGGCCCCCGGAGAGAAAATCCCCTCGGTGCGCCATGCCAGCCAGACTTACGGGGTGAGCCCGTCCACCGTGTTTCAAGCCTATTATCTGCTTGAGGACCGTGGGCTGATTCAGGCCAGAGCCCGCTCCGGTTATTTTGTCCGGGCCCTGGCCGGTCTGCCGCTGCCGGAGCCACAACCCAGCCCGGCCGCACATGAAACCACCGATGTCGACGTCAGCGAACTGGTCTTTTCGGTACTCGGCTCACTGAAGAACCCACATACTGTGCCCTTCGGCTCAGCCTTTCCCAGCCCTGACCTGTACCCGCTAGCCCGACTGGCACGCTCCATGGCGCACAGCCTGCGCACGCTGGCACCGCATGACATCATTGCCGACATGACCGCCGGCAATCCGGATCTGATGCGCCAGATTGCCCTGCGCTACATGGTCGGCGGGGTCAGGCTGCCGATGGAGGAGCTGGTCATCACCAACGGCGCACTGGAGGCCCTCAACCTGTCGTTGCAGAGCGTGACCCAGGCCGGTGATCTGGTGGCCATCGAATCCCCGGCCTTCTATGCCTGTTTGCAGGTACTTGAACGCCTGCAGCTGAAAGCTGTGGAAATCCCCGTACATCCGCGTGACGGGGTGGACCTGAACGTTCTGCGTGATCGACTGCGCAGCTTGCCGATCAAAGCCTGCTGGTTCATGAGCAGTTTTCAGAATCCGGTGGGCTCCAGCCTGAGCGAACTGCGTAAGCTGGAACTCTACGGCTTGCTGCGCGAGCATCAGGTACCGCTGATCGAAGATGATGTGTATGCCGAACTGTACTTTGGCGAACGTCCGCCCAGGCCGATCAAAAGCCTCGACGACGACGGCCTGGTGATGCATTGCGGCTCATTCTCCAAAAGCCTGGCGCCCGGCTACCGGGTTGGCTGGGTAGCCGGCGGGCGCTTTGCCGAACGGATTGCCCGGCTCAAGCTGATGACCACCATATCGCCCTCAGTGCCGGCCCAGACCGCCATTGCCGATTACCTGCAGCATGGCAGCTATGACCGCCACCTGCGCAAGCTGCGCTACACCCTGGAGCGCCAGCAGGATGCCATGCTGGCGTCGGCGGCACGGCACTTTCCCCAGGGCACCCGCGTAACCCGCCCCAGCGGCGGCTATTTTCTCTGGTTCGAATTCCCCGAACAGGTCGACTCATTGCAACTGTTCAAGCTGGCCCTGGCCCAGGGCATCAGCCTGGCACCGGGGCCAATCTTTTCCGCCAGCCAGGGCTTTCGCCACTGCGCGCGTCTGAACCACGGCCACCCCTGGAGCACTGATAGCGAACAGGCCATGGAACTACTCGGGCGCATGCTGCGGTCGTTCTGACAGGCAATCTGCGGTGCCGCTCAGCCAAGGCACAGCCCGCACCGCCCAGCCTGATCAGCTAACCGACGACGACTCCAAGCGGCCAGCGGCTGCGACAGCCTGCTGCCTGCGCCGCACCAGCACCACCAGCCCGGCGCTGACATACATCACCAGTGAATACAACGCCGCCGGCACCGCCAGTTGCTCGTCCTGCAAGAAACTGGTGGCGATCAGGATGGCCAGGGTGCTGTTCTGGATGCCGGTTTCCAGGGTGATCGACGTGGTCTGCGCCGCATTCAGGCGCAGCGCCAGGGCCAGCAGCAGGCCCAGCGTCAGCATGCCCAGATTGAGCAGAACGATGGCCGCGCCGGTCTGGTGCAGCCCGGCCAGCACATCGTCGCCCTCACGTACCAGTACCCCCAGTACCAGCATCGCCAGAAACAGCGCACCGAACAGGCTGATCTTCGGTTCCAGCCAGCGCGCCACTCGCTCGCTGCGGGCCCGGACCCACATCCCAATTACTACCGGCAGCAGAGTCATCAGCAGCAAACTGAGCATCATCTGCAACGCTGGCACCTGCACGCTTTGATAGCCGCCACCAAAGACCATGAACGCCAGCCCGACCAGCAGCGGAATACTGATCACCGCCAGCAGGCTGCTGACGGCGGTCAGACTGACTGACAGCGCCAGATCACCGCGCGCCAGCCAAGTCACCAGATTGGAGGTCACCCCGCCGGGACAGGCCGCCAGCAGCACCAGGCCGATGGCCAATGCCGGCGTCGGCATCAGCCAGGCCGCCAGAGCAAAGCCAACCAAGGGTAACAGCAGCATCTGCCCGCCGAGCCCGGCCAGAGCCGGGCGGGGAAAACGAAAGATACGGGTAAAGTCGCCGGGGCTGAGCGTCAGACCCATTCCCAGCATGATGACAAACAGACACAGGGGCAGCAGCACCTGTGCAACAAGATCGCCGGCCATGAATTATCCTCGCCGGGTGCGATGCTTGCGCCCCGCCCCGGCTTGTCGTTATGTCGAGGTCAGTCGAGCAGATCGGGCTGCAGCCGCGCGATCATCTCGTACTGCGGCTGGAAGTTGCCCCACACCACCAGGTCCGAGCCGGTGAAGGCGCGGGTCTTGCGCGCGATCTCGGCCGGAATCGGCTGGGCATCGGCACCGGCTGCCTGAACCAGCAACT is a genomic window of Halopseudomonas phragmitis containing:
- the ccoG gene encoding cytochrome c oxidase accessory protein CcoG, whose protein sequence is MSERIPAKIIDTGTAYGPDGPIHTRSFSGRYRLLRLLGAGALFVLFFGTAWLSWNERQAVLWDLAARKFHIFGATFWPQDLILLSAILIIAAFGLFFITVVAGRIWCGYTCPQSVWTWIFMWAEKVTEGDRHQRIRLDAAPWSANKLLRRSAKHAIWLAVSLITALTFVGYFTPIRELASNLLTFNLGTQSAFWLFFFTAATYINAGWLREKVCRDMCPYARFQSVMFDRDTLVIAYDAGRGEQRGPRRKDSDPKAQGLGDCIDCTLCVQVCPTGIDIRNGLQFECIGCAACIDACDSVMDKMGYARGLVRYTSERALAGERTHWLRPRLIGYAGMLVLMIGLFVVALIERPLMSLDVTRDRNLFRENSAGQLENAYSLKVINKRQQAGHYQLSLDAAEDFQLAAPGPVLLSAEDIRDIPVSVVWTGEQAPAPRQHIRFVLTALDDSGPPVVAKSTFVAPVRR
- the mapR gene encoding GntR family transcriptional regulator MpaR (MapR regulates genes involved in Pseudomonas quinolone signal (PQS) production and anthranilate metabolism) encodes the protein MKRYERLADDIAGLIRNGILAPGEKIPSVRHASQTYGVSPSTVFQAYYLLEDRGLIQARARSGYFVRALAGLPLPEPQPSPAAHETTDVDVSELVFSVLGSLKNPHTVPFGSAFPSPDLYPLARLARSMAHSLRTLAPHDIIADMTAGNPDLMRQIALRYMVGGVRLPMEELVITNGALEALNLSLQSVTQAGDLVAIESPAFYACLQVLERLQLKAVEIPVHPRDGVDLNVLRDRLRSLPIKACWFMSSFQNPVGSSLSELRKLELYGLLREHQVPLIEDDVYAELYFGERPPRPIKSLDDDGLVMHCGSFSKSLAPGYRVGWVAGGRFAERIARLKLMTTISPSVPAQTAIADYLQHGSYDRHLRKLRYTLERQQDAMLASAARHFPQGTRVTRPSGGYFLWFEFPEQVDSLQLFKLALAQGISLAPGPIFSASQGFRHCARLNHGHPWSTDSEQAMELLGRMLRSF
- a CDS encoding bile acid:sodium symporter family protein, with amino-acid sequence MAGDLVAQVLLPLCLFVIMLGMGLTLSPGDFTRIFRFPRPALAGLGGQMLLLPLVGFALAAWLMPTPALAIGLVLLAACPGGVTSNLVTWLARGDLALSVSLTAVSSLLAVISIPLLVGLAFMVFGGGYQSVQVPALQMMLSLLLMTLLPVVIGMWVRARSERVARWLEPKISLFGALFLAMLVLGVLVREGDDVLAGLHQTGAAIVLLNLGMLTLGLLLALALRLNAAQTTSITLETGIQNSTLAILIATSFLQDEQLAVPAALYSLVMYVSAGLVVLVRRRQQAVAAAGRLESSSVS